TCGACGGGGACGTTCCCGCGGCCGTCGTAGCCGCCGCGGCGCGCCTTCACCATTGCGGGGTAGCCCAGTTCTTCGCAGGCCCCTCGGAGGTCGGCCTCGCTGTCGACCCGGCGGAACTCGGGGACCGGAACGCCCGCCTCGGCGAGTTCCCGCTTCTGGACGAGCTTGTCCTGGATCAGCCGCAGCGTGTCCGGCTTCGGGTGGACGGGAGTCCCGGTCTCCTCGCTGACCCGCTCCAGGGCGTCCGGGTCGGCGAGTTCGATCTCGAACGTGAGGTAATCGGAGCGCTCGGCGAGGCCGCGGATGGTCGCCTCGTCGTCGAAGTCGCCGGTCAGCGCGTCGCGGGCGACCGGCCCCGCCGGCGGGTCGGGCGTCGGGTCGGTGACGACCACCTCGATGCCGAGCGGCGCGGCCGCCTCGGCGAGCATCCGCCCGAGCTGTCCGCCGCCGACCACGCCCAGCGTCGGTCCCGGTGTGGAGAGCGTCATTACCGGAGCGTTCCCGTCGGCGCGGTTAAACGTTGCTGCACGCGCTCGATCCGCGGCTCCCGCGTCCAAGCGGTCTCACTCGGCGTGCGACTCGTGGACCCAGAAGGTCATCTCGGTGCCGTAGCTGCGCATCTCGTAGCTCTCGCGCTCGTAGTTCTCCGAGAGGACGTCCTCCGGGACGGTGGAGTCAGTCTTGGTGGTGATGATGACGGGCGGCTGGTCGTTGACTGCGCGGACGCTCAGGTTCTTGTCCGAGCGCTCGCACGCCACGTCGGCGTCCGCGGACGCGAAGTACCACGGCAGCGGGAGCGTGTTGAACCAGTTGCTGCACAGCGGCCGGTAGTTCAGATGTGAGGAGTTCCAGTCGGCCGGATTCTTCTCGACCAGCGCCGACCCGTCGTCGTAGCGTTCGTCCGGTTCGCCGTAGTAGAGGAGAACGTCGTTGCCACCGTCCCCGTCGGCGGCGACCTCGCGGATGGTCTGTAGCTCCTCGCGGGGGGTGTCGCCGGGCTGAGCGTACTGGACGAGCGTGTTCGAGTCGGACTGGTCGTTCACGTACACGGCCGGTGCGCCGAAGACGGCGAACTGCGCGAGGAGCACAAGAAGGACGGCCGCTGCGGCACCGACGCCGACGCGGTCGTCGGCCGCCAGCGCCTCGCGCCCCCAGTCGACGACCCGAGCCAGGCCGACGGCGGCGGGGATCGACAGCGGGACCAGCGCGTGGACGACGATCCAGGCGCCGAAGATGTCCGTTCCCAGCGGGTAGCCCAGCACCGAGACGAACCCGCCGTAGGCGGCGAACATGACGAGGTTGCGCGAGCGGGCGCGCCCGTAGCGCTCGTAGATGAACCCGAGGACGGCGAAGACCGACAGCGCGGCCGCGCGCGTGCCCATGACCTCGACGTAGCGGCCGAGGAACTCGGCGTATACCGAGGTCAGAGACTCGTCGTCCCCGGCCTCGTCGGCCTGCGTGATCCAGGTACCGAACTGGTCGACGACCCGGTCGGTCGTCTCGGAGACAAGCGTCGGGAACTGGACCGGATTCGCGACTGCCTCCCAGAAGCCGAGCGTCGTCGCGGGGTCGGCCGGTGGGTACTCCAGCCCGGCGACGCCGGCCCCGCGGGGCGCGTAGAAGAACAGCGAGAGCAAGAGGAACAGCACGCCGGCCACGACGAGGTGGAACGCGTAGTCCACGACGCGGGCGCGGACGGCCACGGGCGCCTGACTGGTCCACTCGCGCGCCGCCGACACCTTGCTCCGGAGCAGGCCGGCGCCGCTGCCGTGCTCCCGCGGGCGATACAGCGCCTGGTCGACGAGCAGCCCGGCGGCGCCGATCCAGGTCGCGACGTAGATGATCGCGTTTTCCTTGGAAGCGAAGCCGGCGGCCATCAGCGCGGCAGCGGCGTAGACGTAGCGGAAGCGGCGCGTGTCGTAGAACCGGACGAACATTCCGAACGCGGCGAACATGAAGGTCGCGACCAGCAGGTCGCTGCGCATGAACCGCGAGTAGTACAGCAGGACGGGGTTCAGCGCGAGGAACAGCGCCATCACGGCCATCTCGATCCGGCGGAGGTGCTCGCGGAAGAGCAGCGCAGTCAGCGGGAGCAGGCCGCCGACGATCGCCACCGGCAGGCGCATCGTGAAGTCGTTTGCCCCCAGGATCGGGAACAGCCAGCGGTTGACGTGCTGGATGAACGGACCGTGGATGATCCGCCGGTAGGCGAACGACCCCGTCTCCTGGTAGTAGACGATCCAGTACCCCACCCGCCCCTCGTCCCAGTGGGCGATCCTGTCGCCCAGCAGGACGAACCGGAGGGCGAGCCCGAAGACCGTGATCGCGACTACGAGCCCCGTCGCGGTGAGGGCGTGCTGTCGCGCCCACGCGCGAGGCTCAGAGCGTATGCGCGGCCGCTCGTGACTGCCGGGCGATGCCATTACCCTCAGTGGGGCGGGCGGGATTTAGAATTCTTGTGGTCGCTCCGATCGCGATCGGAACGGCGGCCGGCCACGCGATCGTGGTATTTGCTGGTCCATGATTACATTCAACATATCTTGGTGGTATTAAATGGCGAGAACCCGCCCCGCGGGGCCTGGGGCGACCGATCGCCGGAGCCGGTGGCCTCCGGAGCGGCGGACAACGGTAGTTCTTTTAGCGCCGGACCCCGCCGGTCGAATATGGTGCAGCTCGGGCTGGTGATCGCCCAGTACGACAAACACGGCGAGGTGATCGACGCGATGGAGCGGTCGGCCAGGGAGGCCGCCGACGAGCGCGGCGCAGAGGTCGCCGCGACCCTGGAGGTGCCGGGGGCGTACGACGCGCCGCTGGCGGCCGACCGGCTGGCCCGCCGCGACGACGTCGACGCCGTGGCCGCGCTGGGCGCCATCGTCAGCGGCGACACCGACCACGATCAGGTGATCGGTGCGGCCGCCGCCCAGGGGCTGACGGACGTCAGCTTAGAGCGGGACACGCCGGTCACGCTGGGCATCGTCGGCCCGGGCATGAGCCAGGCCGAGGCCGAGGCGCGCACCGACAAGGGCGGCGAGGCCGTCAACAGCGCCGTCGACCTCGCCGAGGAACTGCCGTGAACGAACCTGCGGAGGACACGACCATGAACCTGGACTTCTCAGACCGCGTCGGACGAGTGGAACCGAGCGCGACGCTCGCGATCAGCAACACGGCCGCGGAACTCGAGGCCGACGGCGTCGACGTCGTCGACCTGAGCGTCGGCGAACCGGACTTCGACACGCCCCAGAACATCAAGGACGCCGCCGAGGAGGCCCTGGAGGCGGGCCACACCGGCTACACGTCCACGCCGGGCATCCCCGCGCTGCGGGAGGCCATCGCCGAGAAGCTCCACGACGACGGCCTCATCCAGTACGAGGCCGAGAACGTCGTGGTCACGCCCGGCGGCAAACAGGCACTCTACGAGATCATCCACACGCTGATCGACGACGGCGACGAGGTCGCCCTGCTGGACCCGGCGTGGGTCTCCTACGAGGCGATGGTGAAGCTCGCCGGCGGGTCGCTGACCCGCGTCGACACCGCGGCCCACGACCTCCAGCTGGAGCCCGCGCTGGACGACCTCGCCGCGGCCGTCTCCGACGAGACGGAGCTGCTGGTCGTCAACTCGCCGGGCAACCCCCACGGCGCCGTCTACTCCGACGAGGCCCTGGAGGGCGTCCGCGACCTCGCCGTCGAGCACGACGTCACGGTGATCTCCGACGAGATCTACAAGGAGATTACCTACGACGGCGTCGAGGCGACGTCGCTCGGTACGATCGACGGCATGGAGGACCGAACGATCACGGTCAACGGCTTCTCGAAGGCCTACTCCATGACCGGCTGGCGGCTGGGCTACTTCGCCGGCCCCGAGGACCTAGTCTCCGAGTCGGGCAAGATCCACGGCCACTCCGTCTCCTGCGCCGTCAACTTCGTCCAGCACGCCGGCGTCGAGGCCTTGGAGAACACCGACGAAGAAGTCGGGGAGATGGTCGAGGCCTTCGCCGAGCGCCGCGACTTCCTGCTGGACCTCTTCGAGGACCACGGCGTCCACGTCCCGGAGCCCCAGGGCGCGTTCTACATGATGCCCGAGGTCGCCCCGGACGGCGACGACGAGGAGTGGTGCAACGCCGCCATCGAGGATGCCGCCGTCGCCACCGTCCCCGGCAGCGCCTTCGGCACGCCGGGCTACGCGCGCATCTCCTACGCCAACAGCAAGGACCGCCTGGAGGAGGCGGTCGAACGGCTGG
This genomic interval from Halomicrobium urmianum contains the following:
- a CDS encoding pyridoxal phosphate-dependent aminotransferase, whose translation is MNLDFSDRVGRVEPSATLAISNTAAELEADGVDVVDLSVGEPDFDTPQNIKDAAEEALEAGHTGYTSTPGIPALREAIAEKLHDDGLIQYEAENVVVTPGGKQALYEIIHTLIDDGDEVALLDPAWVSYEAMVKLAGGSLTRVDTAAHDLQLEPALDDLAAAVSDETELLVVNSPGNPHGAVYSDEALEGVRDLAVEHDVTVISDEIYKEITYDGVEATSLGTIDGMEDRTITVNGFSKAYSMTGWRLGYFAGPEDLVSESGKIHGHSVSCAVNFVQHAGVEALENTDEEVGEMVEAFAERRDFLLDLFEDHGVHVPEPQGAFYMMPEVAPDGDDEEWCNAAIEDAAVATVPGSAFGTPGYARISYANSKDRLEEAVERLADEELI
- a CDS encoding flippase activity-associated protein Agl23, whose product is MASPGSHERPRIRSEPRAWARQHALTATGLVVAITVFGLALRFVLLGDRIAHWDEGRVGYWIVYYQETGSFAYRRIIHGPFIQHVNRWLFPILGANDFTMRLPVAIVGGLLPLTALLFREHLRRIEMAVMALFLALNPVLLYYSRFMRSDLLVATFMFAAFGMFVRFYDTRRFRYVYAAAALMAAGFASKENAIIYVATWIGAAGLLVDQALYRPREHGSGAGLLRSKVSAAREWTSQAPVAVRARVVDYAFHLVVAGVLFLLLSLFFYAPRGAGVAGLEYPPADPATTLGFWEAVANPVQFPTLVSETTDRVVDQFGTWITQADEAGDDESLTSVYAEFLGRYVEVMGTRAAALSVFAVLGFIYERYGRARSRNLVMFAAYGGFVSVLGYPLGTDIFGAWIVVHALVPLSIPAAVGLARVVDWGREALAADDRVGVGAAAAVLLVLLAQFAVFGAPAVYVNDQSDSNTLVQYAQPGDTPREELQTIREVAADGDGGNDVLLYYGEPDERYDDGSALVEKNPADWNSSHLNYRPLCSNWFNTLPLPWYFASADADVACERSDKNLSVRAVNDQPPVIITTKTDSTVPEDVLSENYERESYEMRSYGTEMTFWVHESHAE
- the ribH gene encoding 6,7-dimethyl-8-ribityllumazine synthase — its product is MVQLGLVIAQYDKHGEVIDAMERSAREAADERGAEVAATLEVPGAYDAPLAADRLARRDDVDAVAALGAIVSGDTDHDQVIGAAAAQGLTDVSLERDTPVTLGIVGPGMSQAEAEARTDKGGEAVNSAVDLAEELP